AAGTATTCTCCTGGAATCTGCTCACTAGGAAGTATAATACCTTCTGTTTTTCCTAAGTCAATTAAAACATTGTTTTTATTAACTCTTTGAACTATTCCTGTAATTATATCAGACTCACGACTATTGTATTCTTCAAATATCAAATCTCTTTCTGCTTCTCTAATTCTTTGAACAACAACTTGTTTAGCCGTTTGTGCCGCTATTCTACCAAAGTTCTTTGGAGTAACTTCCATTCTCAAAAAATCACCATAGTTATAAAGTGGGTCTATATCTTGTGCTTCTTCAAGTGAAATTTCAAGAAGTGAATCATACACATCCTCTACTACTTCCTTTAATGAATATACATGAATTTCTCCTGTTTCACTATCTATTTCTACCTCAACATTTTGCGAAGTACCAAAATTTCTTTTATAAGCCGAAGTCAATGCCGCTTCAAGAGCATCTAACAAAATAGTCTTTTCAATACCTCTATTTTTTTCTAATTCTTCTAACGCTTGAATGAATTCCGCGTTCATTACACTTACCTCCCTATAGCTCTACTGATAATTTTATCTTAGAAGCTTCATCAAAATCGAATTCTAATGTATCCTCTTCAGTAATTTTCAGTTTTATAAGCTTTTCTTCAACATCTAAAATTTCACCTGTATATTTCTTAGCTCCATTTATTTTTTTGTAGAAGCTTACATCTACCATTGTGCCAATAGCATTTGCTACATCTTCAATAGTTTTTAATGGTCGATCTAATCCCAAAGATGAGACTTCCAAGAAATAATTTTCTTCAATAGGATCAACTTCATCTAGCTTTTTGCTTAATTCTCGGCTTAATCCTTGACAATCATCAAGTGAAACACCATCTTCTTTATCTATGTATATACGTAGATAATTGTAACCGCCCTCTTTAGCATATTCTACTTCACAAACCTTTATTCCCTGATTATCAGCGATATCTTGACTTGTTTGCAATATCATTTTTTCAAGATCTTTTTTTCTCATCTTTCTTCACCTCCTTGTCATGGATTTAATCATTTTACCTCGTGACAAAAATTAAAGAGTGGGCGTTCTCCCACTCTTTTCATTCAATCACCTATTAAGTCCAACTACAGTATATCACAAAGATTATTAGAAATCAAACTCTAATAAACTCAATTGATTTTTTTCCTGCATGCCATCTAAACACCCGTGCTGTGTCATTGCTTCTATAACTGTTTTAGATACTTTAGCCCTATTTACTATATCTTCTTTAGATATAAATTTGCCGTTACCCCTAGCTTGGACTATACTTTTAGCAGCATTTTCACCCACACCCTGTAGTGCTTTAAGCGGTGGTATAATACCCTCTTCATCTAATGTAAATTCATCGCTATCCGATGCATACAAATCCGCTTTCTTCATTTTAATGTTTCGAGCCCACATTTCAAGTGCAACTTCTAGTACAGTCAATGAGTTTTTCTCTTTTGCAGTCTTAGAATTTCCTAATTGCTCTAATTCTTTTATCTTTTCTAAGATCGCATCTGCTCCTTTTATTATCAAATCTGCATCAAAATCCGCCCACTTCATAGTAAAATAAGTTGCATAAAATGCTTCTGGATAATGCACTTTATAATAAGCAATTCTAAAAGACATCATTACATAAGCCGCAGCATGAGCCTTTGGAAACATATATTTTATCTTCTTACAAGAATCAATATACCACTCTGGTACATCGTGTTCTCTCATAGCATCCTCATATTCTGGGATTAATCCCTTACCTTTTCTAACTTTTTCCATTATAGTAAATGCCAGTTTTTTCTCTACACCTTTGTATATCAAATAAACCATTATATCATCACGAGTTGATATTGCACTCTTAAGTGTAGTAATACCTGCTCGTACCAAATCTTGAGCATTATTTAACCATACATCGGTACCATGTGACAATCCACTAATCTGAATAAGCTCTGAAAATGTAGTTGGTTTTGTATCTACTAGCATCTGTCTAACAAATTTAGTTCCAAATTCTGGTATAGCATATGTGCCCACAGGACTATTTATCTGCTCTGGTGTTACTTTTAAAGAATCTGTAGACAAGAAAATCCCCATAGTCTCTTTATCATCTAGTGGAATATCCTGTGCATTTGTATTGGTAAATTGTTCGAGCATTCTTATAATGTAAGGCGTCTCGTGGCCTAGTATATCAAGCTTAAGTATTCTACCACTTATAGAATGATAATCAAAATGAGTTGTCATCGTTCCTGATTTCGAATCATTAGCTGGATATTGTATTGGAGTAAAATCATGAATATCTTTATAGTTTGGAACAACCATTACTCCACCAGGATGCTGCCCCGTCGTTCTCTTTATCCCCGTACAACCTCGTACTAATCTATCTGCCTCAGCTCTATTTAGAGGTTTTTCTCGCTCATCATAATATTTTTTTATAAATCCGTAAGCTGTCTTTTCTGCGATTGTTCCTATTGTTCCTGCTCTATATACATAACCTTCTCCAAATAATTCCTCTGTATATTGATGGGCTTCTGTTTGCGCAGGACCTGCAAAGTTAAGATCTATATCAGGTTCTTTATCGCCTTCAAATCCAAGAAACGTCTCGAATGGTATATCAAATCCATCTTTTGTTAATTCTTCTCCACATTTAGGACATGTCTTATCAGGCATATCTACCCCCGAACCATAAGTTCCGTCTTCTTGAAACTCACTATATTTACATTTTTTGCAATAATAATGAGGCTGAAGAGGATTAACTTCGGTTATACCCGACATAGTCGCAGCAAACGAAGATCCTACTGATCCCCTTGAACCAACTAAGTATCCACTATCATTAGATTTCCAAACCAATTTCTGTGAAATAATATATAAAACTGAATAACCATTGCCAATAATAGATGAAAGTTCCCTCTCTAATCTATCTTTAACAATCTCCGGAAGAGGTTCTCCATACATGTCATTTGCTTTTGCATAACAAATATCTCTAAGTTCCTTATCTGAACCTTCTAAAACTGGTGGGAACGTCTCATCTGGAATTGGTTTTAAATCTTCTATCTCATCAGCTATTTTATTAGTATTTGTAACGACAACTTCAAAAGCTTTATCTGAACCTAAGTAATTAAATTCTTTAAGCATCTCATCTGTACTTTTAAAATAGAGTGGCGGTTGTTTGTCAGCATCAGAAAATCCCTTTCCAGCCATTAATATTCTCCTATAAATTTCATCTTCTGGATTCAAAAAATGGACATCGCCAGTTGCTACTACAGGCTTTTCATACATTTCTCCATATTCAACAATTTTTCTATTAAAATTTCTAAGGTCTTCCTCTGTCTTCACAGTTCCTTGATCTAACATAAATTGGTTGTTTCCAATAGGTTGAATTTCTAAAAAATCATAAAAGTCCACTAATGTTTTAACCTCTTCATCTGAAGCTCCTCTTAGAACTGCTTTAAAAAGTTCTCCTGCTTCACATGCTGTACCAAGTATTAACCCCTCTCTATACTTTTCTATTATAGATCTTGGAAGTCTTGGTCTTCTATAATAATAATCTATATGCGATTCCGATACTAAATGATATAGGTTTTTGATTCCAATCGCATTTTTAGCCAATATTATGATATGATATGTTGACTGATTTTTGTAATTTAGATGTTCTTCCGCTAGTTCGTTAATTTCATGAAGTTTTTGATAATTCATTGATTTTAGCATATCTAAAAACTTCAACAAAATTTCTCCCGTTGCTGCCGAGTCATCAACTGCACGGTGATGATTTTCCAAGCTAATATTCAAATGCTTAGCAATTCTATTTAATTTATGTGACTTGAGATTTTTAAGCAGTATTCTAGATAATTGTAGTGTATCTAAACTAGGATTTCTTACATCTTCTCCAATTCTCCTAGCATTTTCTTTAAGAAAACTCATATCAAAAGAAGCGTTATGTGCAACTAAGACTGCATCGCCAACAAAATTCAGAAAATCTTTCAAACAATTTTCTATTGTAGGTTCATTTTCTACTAAGTTATTTGTAATCCCTGTTAGTTCTTGAATCTTAAGAGGTATTGGTTCCTCGGGATTTACAAGTTGTGAATATCTATCAACTATTTTCCCCTCTACTATTTTAACTGCTCCTATTTCGGTGATTTTGTTAGTAATAGGTGAAAAACCTGTAGTCTCCAAGTCAAATACAACAAATTCAGTATACAATGGCAACTCTTCTTTACAGTCTATTAACTGTGTGCCATCATTTACTAAATATCCTTCCATTCCATAGAGCATTTTTATTCCATTTTTCTTTCCAGCACCCATTCCTTCCGGAAATGCCTGCACAACACCATGGTCAGTAATTGCAAGTGCTTTGTGTCCCCATTCTGCTGCTAATTTAGCAATATCAGATATTGATGTCATTCCATCCATATCACTCATCTGAGTATGACAATGTAACTCAACTCTTTTATGTTCCGACAAATCCTGCCTTGATTTTGGTGCTACAGACTTAGCTATAGCTTTTGCACCTATAAGAACACTTTTGGAAAATGTATCATAAATAACATCTCCTCTAACCTTATAAAATTCTCCATTTTTAAGATTTGCATCTAACGCTGGTTGTTGTTTCTCGTTTGCAAAAAGTTTCGCTCCGATTGAATAGGTATAATCTGTTATATTAAATGTGTATATTTTTTTATTCCCTTTTATTTCCTTTATCTCTAAACCAAAAACTTCTCCCTTTACAGTAACTTCTCCACTATTTGTATTTAGCTCTGCAATTTTTTCAATTGCTTCATCTATCTTTTTACCGTAGAATAATCCAGCTTTTACTTCATGGGATTCCCCACCATTTGTATCAACCTTTACTTCTCTCTTTTCAGGTTTCTCTATCTTTATCTGCTCTACATATTTCTTCTCCAAAGCCTCTTTTTCTTTTTCATAATCAATATCCGATGTCTTCTGACTTTCTGAAAATAAAATTTCAAGATTCGAATCAAATAATGAACCGTATTGCATCCTAATAGCCTTATCTATTTCGCTTTTTCTCTTGTCAAATACTGCCTTAGGTAAGCTTTGATGAATATTAAATTCAAGTAAATTGGCTTCTATATTGATATCACATTGATTTATCCATCCATTACAAGAAACAAACCTATCTGATACATATTTTCTTATCAAACTTCCTAAAATAGTTTTTCTCTCATCGTCAAAATCAACAACTTTACATTCATAAGTCATATCATAGTTTATATCACTAAACTCAGAATATTTTTCTACAAGTTTTTTTCTAAAAGTTTCTAACCATTCGTTTTTTGCTAAATCTCGGCCAATTAATTTCAATATCAATTTTTGATTTATTCTATCAACTAAAACTCTTTCTAACTCAATATTACTATAGCAGTTTATATTATCCAGCTTCAAACTCTGTTTTTCTATGAACTCCTTCAAATTTAATCTCGAATTCAAAGTACTGCCTCCAATCTTTTTCCAATTACTAAAAGTTATTAAATCATTTTCTTAAGTTCTTCCATCAACGCTTCTACAATTTCAGCTTCTTTTACTTTTCTTATAACTTCACCTTTTTTAAAAACAACTGCGCATCCATCGCCTCCAGCTATACCTATGTCAGCTTCTCTAGCCTCTCCAGGTCCATTAACAGCACAACCCATTATAGCAATTTTTATATCTTTTGGACATTTATCTAATTTCACTATAGCTTCCTCTACTTTTTCCGCTATATCAACTAAATCAATTCTAGTTCTCCCACAAGTAGGGCAAGATACGATTTCTATTCTATCTTTCAATAATCCCAAAGATCTAAGTATCTCTTTTCCAACATTCACTTCTTCTTCTACATCGCCTGTAAGAGAAACTCTTATAGTATCTCCAATTCCCTCACTCAAAAGAGTTCCTATTCCAACTGCTGATTTGATAGTTCCTCTGTATGTCGTTCCAGCTTCTGTAACTCCAATATGAAGAGGATACGGCATCAACTTAGCTATTTTTCTATTAGCTTCTATAGTCATCGTTGTTGTAGAAGCCTTTATAGACACTACTATTTGATCAAAATTATATTTTTCTAAAATATTCACATGTTCCATTGCACTTTCTATAAGTGCGTCTACCGTAACTTTGCCCTCATATTTTTTCAATATTTCTCTTCCCACCGAGCCAGAATTAACACCAATCCTAATAGGTATATTCTTAAATTTACAAGCATCTACAACCTGTTTAACTCGTTCTTCACTGCCAATATTCCCTGGATTCAATCTGATTTTGTCAATACCATTTTCTATCGCAGCTAATGCCAGCCTATAATCAAAATGTATATCTGCTACTAACGGTATATTTGTATTTTCTTTTATCTCTTTTATAGCTTCTGCAGCTTCCATATCTGGAATTGCAATTCTAACTATATCGCATCCTACTTTCTCTAATTTATGAATTTGAGCTATAGTAGCTTTTGCATCAGATGTCTTAGTATTTGTCATAGATTGAACCGTTATTGGTGCAAATCCTCCAATTTCAACATTACGGCACAAAACTTTTGTACTTTCTCTTCTCATATCATACACCTCTTATTATGTCTTTTATCCGAATAGTTTTATTAAATCTTTATACGTTACAAATAACATCAAAAGCATCAGAAAAGCAAATCCCACTAAGTGAACTATACCTTCCTTTTCTGGTGAAATTGGTTTTTTTCTAATCCATTCTATTATAGCAAATATTATTCTGCTTCCATCAAGAGCCGGTATTGGCAATAAATTAAAGAATCCTAAGTTCACACTTATAAAAGCCGAAAAATTAAGAAGAGGTAAAATTCCATATTTAGCAGCTTCTCCAATTTGAGATACAACAGCTACAGGTCCTCCTACTTGATCTGCATTGATTTTGCCTGAAAATAATTTAATTATAAAATCGAACATAAGTGATATAAGCATTATAAGGTATTCAAAAGATCCTTTTATTGCTAAAAATATATTTTTTTCTCGAGTTGGCTGTATCCCTACCATTACTCTTTTCTCCGATTCAAAATATTTTGGTAAAAGTATTACTTCTTTTAACTCACCATCTCTTTTAATTCCTAGATTTATATCATTTATATTTTTAGAATCAATACTACTTATTTTTTCTGCAAATCTTTGCCATGAATCAACTAACTCTCCATCAATACTAACTATTTCATCGCCTTGAATTAAACCCGCTTCCATAGCTGGAGAATCTGGCAATACAATATCTATTGTTGTTGTAATGCTTCCAATCGATAAATTAACTATGGCAAGTAATACAAATGCTAAAATGAAATTCATAAGCGGTCCAGCAGCCATAACTAATATTCTTTTAAGTGGATGCTGTTTTGTTAAAGATCTTTCACTCGCAGAATCAGTATCTTCACCCTCCATCATACAAAATCCACCAATAGGTATTGCCCTAAGTGAATACAATGTTTCTTTACCTTTTTTACTATAAATTTTAGGCCCCATTCCTATTGCGAATTCATGAACTAATACTCCAGATTTTTTTGCAACAATAAAATGTCCAAATTCATGAACTAATACAGTTATAAAAAATATTAAAATCGCCGCAATTGCTGTCATTTAAATTTCTCCTTCCATTTCTGTTGTTTTAATTAATTTTTTTGCATTTTTCAGGGTTTTGATCCTTACTTGCTTGTCTGTTTTTATTATATCGTCGAGCGTTGGTGACATAATATTTTTAATGTCGCTAATAGTTTCTTCTATCAAAATTGATATCTCAAAAAATTCGATTTTTTCATTCAAAAACAATTCAACCGCTACTTCATTTGCCGCATTCAGTGCGCAAGGTATTATCCCACCACTTTCTAGTGCCTCGATTGCTAATCTTAAACATCTGAATTTTTCAAAGTCAGGTTTTTCAAACGTCAAATTTGATATTTTTGTCAAGTCTAACGAATCTGCTTCAAGTTCAATTCTATCAGGATATGAAAGCGCATATTGTATTGGAATTCTCATATCAGAATTTCCCAATTGAGCAATAACGCTTCGATCAACATATTCCACCATAGAATGAATTATACTTTGTGGATGAACTAGTATTTCAATTTGATCAAATTCAACATCAAATAGCCATTTAGCCTCAATAACTTCTAATCCTTTATTCATCATAGTTGCTGAATCTATAGTAATCTTTTTCCCCATAGACCAATTTGGATGTTTTAAAGCTTGCTCTAGTGTTACTTTTTTCAATTCTTCTTTATTTTTTGTCCTAAATGGTCCACCTGATGCCGTTAATATTATTTTAGAAACTTGTTCTCTTTTTTCTCCATTTAGCGACTGAAATATCGCTGAATGTTCACTGTCCACTGGCAATATTTCAACTCCATATTTTCTTGCTTCTGACATTACTATTTCTCCAGCGGTTACAAGAGTCTCCTTGTTTGCAAGGGCTATATTTTTCCCATTCCTAATAGCTTCAATTGTTGGTTCTAAACCTGCTATTCCTACAACAGCAGTCAACACACAGTCTCCCTCATCTACTTTTGCCAATTTAACTAAGCCTTCTTCTCCGCTAAATATTTTAACATCAAAATCAACAGCACTCTTTATATGCTCAACATAATCACTATTTTGAATGCATACATACTTGGGTTTAAATTCTTTAATCTGATCTATGAGTAGTTCAGCACTGCTTCTAGCAGATAATCCAACCACATTGTATTCTTTATCATGCTGTCTTATAACATCTAATGCCTGTGTTCCTATTGATCCTGTTGATCCCATAATTATAATGTTTTTCATATATTTGCACCTCTATTAGTTTAAAAAATTAAAAGAGGCTCATAAAGCCTCTTTCCGATTTCGGTAAATTCCTATAAATAAACAAAGGAATTTCTCAAGCTACTATTCTATTATACAATAACATAACTTTGTTACAAGAGTTTTAATTTAAAATCAATAAACTGTATAAAAAATAAATTACTGGTGTAGTCAAAAGAATACTGTCAAATCTA
This genomic interval from Tissierellales bacterium contains the following:
- the ispG gene encoding flavodoxin-dependent (E)-4-hydroxy-3-methylbut-2-enyl-diphosphate synthase — translated: MRRESTKVLCRNVEIGGFAPITVQSMTNTKTSDAKATIAQIHKLEKVGCDIVRIAIPDMEAAEAIKEIKENTNIPLVADIHFDYRLALAAIENGIDKIRLNPGNIGSEERVKQVVDACKFKNIPIRIGVNSGSVGREILKKYEGKVTVDALIESAMEHVNILEKYNFDQIVVSIKASTTTMTIEANRKIAKLMPYPLHIGVTEAGTTYRGTIKSAVGIGTLLSEGIGDTIRVSLTGDVEEEVNVGKEILRSLGLLKDRIEIVSCPTCGRTRIDLVDIAEKVEEAIVKLDKCPKDIKIAIMGCAVNGPGEAREADIGIAGGDGCAVVFKKGEVIRKVKEAEIVEALMEELKKMI
- the rseP gene encoding RIP metalloprotease RseP, which encodes MTAIAAILIFFITVLVHEFGHFIVAKKSGVLVHEFAIGMGPKIYSKKGKETLYSLRAIPIGGFCMMEGEDTDSASERSLTKQHPLKRILVMAAGPLMNFILAFVLLAIVNLSIGSITTTIDIVLPDSPAMEAGLIQGDEIVSIDGELVDSWQRFAEKISSIDSKNINDINLGIKRDGELKEVILLPKYFESEKRVMVGIQPTREKNIFLAIKGSFEYLIMLISLMFDFIIKLFSGKINADQVGGPVAVVSQIGEAAKYGILPLLNFSAFISVNLGFFNLLPIPALDGSRIIFAIIEWIRKKPISPEKEGIVHLVGFAFLMLLMLFVTYKDLIKLFG
- a CDS encoding PolC-type DNA polymerase III, with the translated sequence MNSRLNLKEFIEKQSLKLDNINCYSNIELERVLVDRINQKLILKLIGRDLAKNEWLETFRKKLVEKYSEFSDINYDMTYECKVVDFDDERKTILGSLIRKYVSDRFVSCNGWINQCDINIEANLLEFNIHQSLPKAVFDKRKSEIDKAIRMQYGSLFDSNLEILFSESQKTSDIDYEKEKEALEKKYVEQIKIEKPEKREVKVDTNGGESHEVKAGLFYGKKIDEAIEKIAELNTNSGEVTVKGEVFGLEIKEIKGNKKIYTFNITDYTYSIGAKLFANEKQQPALDANLKNGEFYKVRGDVIYDTFSKSVLIGAKAIAKSVAPKSRQDLSEHKRVELHCHTQMSDMDGMTSISDIAKLAAEWGHKALAITDHGVVQAFPEGMGAGKKNGIKMLYGMEGYLVNDGTQLIDCKEELPLYTEFVVFDLETTGFSPITNKITEIGAVKIVEGKIVDRYSQLVNPEEPIPLKIQELTGITNNLVENEPTIENCLKDFLNFVGDAVLVAHNASFDMSFLKENARRIGEDVRNPSLDTLQLSRILLKNLKSHKLNRIAKHLNISLENHHRAVDDSAATGEILLKFLDMLKSMNYQKLHEINELAEEHLNYKNQSTYHIIILAKNAIGIKNLYHLVSESHIDYYYRRPRLPRSIIEKYREGLILGTACEAGELFKAVLRGASDEEVKTLVDFYDFLEIQPIGNNQFMLDQGTVKTEEDLRNFNRKIVEYGEMYEKPVVATGDVHFLNPEDEIYRRILMAGKGFSDADKQPPLYFKSTDEMLKEFNYLGSDKAFEVVVTNTNKIADEIEDLKPIPDETFPPVLEGSDKELRDICYAKANDMYGEPLPEIVKDRLERELSSIIGNGYSVLYIISQKLVWKSNDSGYLVGSRGSVGSSFAATMSGITEVNPLQPHYYCKKCKYSEFQEDGTYGSGVDMPDKTCPKCGEELTKDGFDIPFETFLGFEGDKEPDIDLNFAGPAQTEAHQYTEELFGEGYVYRAGTIGTIAEKTAYGFIKKYYDEREKPLNRAEADRLVRGCTGIKRTTGQHPGGVMVVPNYKDIHDFTPIQYPANDSKSGTMTTHFDYHSISGRILKLDILGHETPYIIRMLEQFTNTNAQDIPLDDKETMGIFLSTDSLKVTPEQINSPVGTYAIPEFGTKFVRQMLVDTKPTTFSELIQISGLSHGTDVWLNNAQDLVRAGITTLKSAISTRDDIMVYLIYKGVEKKLAFTIMEKVRKGKGLIPEYEDAMREHDVPEWYIDSCKKIKYMFPKAHAAAYVMMSFRIAYYKVHYPEAFYATYFTMKWADFDADLIIKGADAILEKIKELEQLGNSKTAKEKNSLTVLEVALEMWARNIKMKKADLYASDSDEFTLDEEGIIPPLKALQGVGENAAKSIVQARGNGKFISKEDIVNRAKVSKTVIEAMTQHGCLDGMQEKNQLSLLEFDF
- a CDS encoding 1-deoxy-D-xylulose-5-phosphate reductoisomerase, with the protein product MKNIIIMGSTGSIGTQALDVIRQHDKEYNVVGLSARSSAELLIDQIKEFKPKYVCIQNSDYVEHIKSAVDFDVKIFSGEEGLVKLAKVDEGDCVLTAVVGIAGLEPTIEAIRNGKNIALANKETLVTAGEIVMSEARKYGVEILPVDSEHSAIFQSLNGEKREQVSKIILTASGGPFRTKNKEELKKVTLEQALKHPNWSMGKKITIDSATMMNKGLEVIEAKWLFDVEFDQIEILVHPQSIIHSMVEYVDRSVIAQLGNSDMRIPIQYALSYPDRIELEADSLDLTKISNLTFEKPDFEKFRCLRLAIEALESGGIIPCALNAANEVAVELFLNEKIEFFEISILIEETISDIKNIMSPTLDDIIKTDKQVRIKTLKNAKKLIKTTEMEGEI
- a CDS encoding ribosome maturation factor RimP; translation: MRKKDLEKMILQTSQDIADNQGIKVCEVEYAKEGGYNYLRIYIDKEDGVSLDDCQGLSRELSKKLDEVDPIEENYFLEVSSLGLDRPLKTIEDVANAIGTMVDVSFYKKINGAKKYTGEILDVEEKLIKLKITEEDTLEFDFDEASKIKLSVEL
- the nusA gene encoding transcription termination/antitermination protein NusA (modifies transcription through interactions with RNA polymerase affecting elongation, readthrough, termination, and antitermination), translated to MNAEFIQALEELEKNRGIEKTILLDALEAALTSAYKRNFGTSQNVEVEIDSETGEIHVYSLKEVVEDVYDSLLEISLEEAQDIDPLYNYGDFLRMEVTPKNFGRIAAQTAKQVVVQRIREAERDLIFEEYNSRESDIITGIVQRVNKNNVLIDLGKTEGIILPSEQIPGEY